A DNA window from Bradyrhizobium sp. CCBAU 53421 contains the following coding sequences:
- a CDS encoding cytochrome P460 family protein, whose product MQKSSLINLVASVSISVLATGVAISAQDKYSLQVPNGLAFSEFRGYEDWAVIAISENEGVIAAILGNPAMIGAYREGVPGNGKPFPDGAKMAKIHWIPKKQETYPGQPTVPGAQHDVDFMVKDSKRFADSGGWGYGAFEYDAASDTFKPATTADNPPQENDAKCGYACHTVVQNRDYVFTEYGKR is encoded by the coding sequence ATGCAGAAGAGCTCGCTGATCAATCTCGTTGCGTCGGTGTCGATTTCCGTCCTGGCGACTGGTGTCGCGATTTCAGCGCAGGACAAGTACAGCCTGCAAGTACCGAACGGCCTCGCGTTCTCCGAGTTCAGGGGATACGAGGATTGGGCAGTGATCGCGATCAGCGAGAACGAAGGCGTCATCGCCGCGATCCTGGGCAATCCGGCGATGATCGGAGCCTATCGCGAGGGCGTGCCTGGCAATGGCAAGCCGTTCCCGGATGGCGCCAAGATGGCGAAGATCCATTGGATCCCGAAGAAGCAAGAAACGTATCCCGGTCAGCCAACGGTGCCGGGCGCGCAGCACGACGTCGATTTCATGGTGAAGGACAGCAAGCGGTTCGCAGACAGCGGCGGATGGGGATACGGCGCGTTCGAGTACGACGCGGCGTCCGATACGTTCAAGCCCGCAACGACAGCGGACAATCCGCCACAGGAGAACGACGCCAAGTGCGGCTACGCCTGCCACACCGTGGTGCAGAACCGCGACTACGTGTTCACCGAATACGGCAAGCGATGA
- a CDS encoding AMP-binding protein, producing the protein MRFIDYLDKGASLGIDAPCLTMDGRDLSYGEVQRLSYRIARGLERSGIAPGEKVAILSGNDPLAFACVFGISRAAAVWCPINPRNEATENKFILDQFDCNLLLFHSSFAPMVEAVRQDLPKLRALVCLDTELPFAPSFDRWLGGLADDVYQRDTIDDLAMIPGTGGTTGKPKGVMLSGRNIEAMTALTLMGYPFKGRPIYLALAPLTHAAGVLCFPIMTLGGRVVIMHHPDIGEFLALIERYRVTHTFLPPTVIYMLLDHPRLDATDRSSLQCFWYGAAPISATRLAEALQRIGPMAQLFGQTEAPMMISMMAPADHYNADGRIAMERLASAGRIGPLVQAGIMDGDGKLLPAGSRGEIVVRGSLVMEGYYKNPGATREASAHGWHHTGDIGYIDGDGYLYIVDRAKDMIITGGFNVYSIEVENALRVHEAVQDCAVIGLPDDKWGERIVAVVQPRAGHTVDATALAAFVKQQIGSIKTPKQIEVWDDLPRSKVGKVLKPDIRARLAER; encoded by the coding sequence ATGCGCTTCATCGATTATCTCGACAAGGGAGCCTCGCTCGGCATCGACGCGCCGTGTCTCACCATGGACGGCCGCGATCTCAGCTATGGCGAGGTGCAGCGGCTGAGCTACCGGATCGCGCGCGGGCTCGAGCGGTCGGGCATCGCTCCCGGCGAGAAGGTTGCAATCCTGTCCGGCAACGATCCGCTCGCCTTCGCCTGCGTATTCGGCATCTCGCGCGCCGCGGCGGTGTGGTGTCCGATCAATCCGCGCAACGAGGCGACCGAGAACAAGTTCATCCTCGACCAGTTCGATTGCAACCTGCTGCTGTTCCATTCGAGCTTCGCGCCGATGGTCGAAGCCGTCAGGCAGGATCTGCCCAAGCTGCGCGCGCTGGTCTGCCTCGATACCGAGCTGCCGTTCGCGCCGTCATTCGACCGCTGGCTCGGCGGGCTTGCCGATGATGTCTATCAGCGCGACACGATCGACGATCTCGCGATGATCCCCGGCACCGGCGGCACCACCGGCAAGCCCAAGGGCGTGATGCTCTCCGGGCGCAATATCGAGGCGATGACCGCGCTGACCCTGATGGGTTACCCGTTCAAGGGCCGTCCGATCTATCTCGCGCTGGCGCCGCTGACCCATGCCGCCGGCGTGCTTTGCTTTCCGATCATGACGCTCGGCGGCCGCGTCGTGATCATGCATCACCCCGATATCGGCGAGTTCCTCGCGCTGATCGAACGCTATCGCGTCACCCACACCTTCCTGCCGCCGACCGTGATCTACATGCTGCTCGATCATCCGAGGCTCGATGCGACTGACCGCAGCTCGCTGCAATGCTTCTGGTATGGCGCAGCGCCGATCTCGGCGACGCGGCTCGCCGAAGCGTTACAGCGGATCGGGCCGATGGCGCAGCTGTTTGGCCAGACCGAGGCGCCGATGATGATCTCGATGATGGCGCCGGCCGATCACTACAATGCAGACGGCAGGATCGCGATGGAGCGCCTTGCGTCGGCCGGGCGGATCGGCCCGCTGGTGCAGGCCGGCATCATGGATGGCGACGGCAAGCTGCTGCCCGCGGGATCGCGCGGCGAGATCGTGGTGCGCGGTTCGCTGGTCATGGAAGGCTACTACAAGAACCCGGGGGCCACGCGCGAGGCCTCGGCGCATGGCTGGCACCACACCGGCGACATCGGCTACATCGACGGCGACGGCTATCTCTACATCGTCGATCGCGCCAAGGACATGATCATCACCGGCGGCTTCAACGTCTATTCGATCGAGGTCGAGAATGCGTTGCGGGTCCATGAGGCGGTGCAGGATTGCGCGGTCATCGGACTGCCCGACGACAAATGGGGCGAGCGCATCGTCGCGGTGGTGCAGCCGCGCGCCGGCCACACCGTCGATGCGACGGCGCTGGCGGCGTTCGTCAAGCAGCAGATCGGCAGCATCAAGACGCCGAAGCAGATCGAGGTCTGGGACGATCTTCCGCGGTCCAAGGTCGGCAAGGTGCTGAAGCCGGACATCCGCGCGCGGCTGGCGGAGCGCTAG
- a CDS encoding DUF5938 domain-containing protein, with amino-acid sequence MSEKKPVIVYGASGYTGRLVCEYLREYNIPFIAAGRSADKLNAAMKSNVAGIETADYEVVTVPHNVAALTELFKGASVVLNTVGPFAKFGIEVVQACLAAKCHYTDTTGEQDWLIMLDQEFGTKFANAGLLLSPGIAQMYTTGEIAAQLCLETPGLDTLDIAVFWGGSPTIASTQTILVNAAMAKAYYLEQNKYVEHQPDAGLTNLAIPGQHELALALPWGGTSHPVWFKRDPRVANVKVLGGVFNRALMLGVPQIVAAALEATKDMKPDERYAALAQTAAGVMNTMPPRENPRVNKSMDSVYASGPLGRAHCVIYGNSNYKQTGMLQAFAAAYLLQQPPKRVGFASGCQAFGHHELLGQLRSFGLVGKPVLTVHD; translated from the coding sequence ATGAGCGAGAAGAAGCCCGTCATCGTCTATGGCGCGTCCGGCTACACCGGCCGGCTGGTCTGCGAGTATCTGCGCGAGTACAACATCCCCTTCATCGCCGCCGGCCGCAGCGCCGACAAGCTCAACGCCGCGATGAAGTCGAACGTAGCCGGCATCGAGACCGCGGACTATGAGGTGGTGACGGTGCCGCACAACGTGGCCGCGCTGACCGAACTGTTCAAGGGCGCCTCGGTGGTGCTCAACACCGTCGGCCCGTTCGCCAAGTTCGGCATCGAAGTGGTGCAGGCTTGCCTCGCTGCCAAGTGCCACTACACCGACACCACCGGCGAGCAGGACTGGCTGATCATGCTGGATCAGGAGTTCGGCACGAAGTTCGCCAATGCGGGCCTGCTGCTGTCGCCGGGTATCGCGCAGATGTACACCACCGGCGAGATCGCCGCGCAGCTGTGCCTGGAGACGCCCGGTCTCGATACGCTTGATATCGCCGTGTTCTGGGGCGGCAGCCCGACCATCGCCTCGACGCAGACCATCCTGGTCAACGCCGCGATGGCCAAGGCTTACTATCTGGAGCAGAACAAGTACGTCGAGCATCAGCCCGATGCCGGCCTCACCAACCTCGCAATCCCCGGCCAGCACGAGCTGGCGCTGGCGCTGCCCTGGGGCGGCACCTCGCATCCGGTATGGTTCAAGCGCGATCCGCGTGTGGCCAATGTGAAGGTGCTGGGCGGCGTGTTCAACCGCGCGCTGATGCTGGGCGTGCCGCAGATCGTCGCCGCCGCGCTGGAGGCGACCAAGGACATGAAGCCCGACGAGCGCTACGCCGCGCTGGCGCAGACCGCGGCCGGCGTGATGAACACGATGCCGCCGCGCGAGAACCCGCGCGTCAACAAGTCGATGGATTCGGTGTATGCCTCCGGCCCGCTGGGGCGCGCCCACTGCGTCATTTACGGCAACAGCAACTACAAGCAGACCGGCATGCTGCAGGCCTTTGCCGCGGCGTATTTGCTGCAGCAGCCGCCCAAGCGCGTCGGCTTCGCCTCCGGCTGCCAGGCGTTCGGCCATCACGAGCTGCTCGGGCAATTGCGCAGCTTCGGCCTGGTCGGCAAGCCGGTCCTGACCGTGCACGATTGA
- a CDS encoding Hsp20 family protein, with translation MSRVPSLSSPFLLGFDEIERALDRVVKGADGYPPYNIERCDRTNGQPERLRITLAVAGFTRDQLDVTIEENQLVIRGRQQDDKARQYIHRGIAARHFQRTFVLAEGMQVLGADLKNGLLSIDLARPEPERVIKTIAINEHE, from the coding sequence ATGTCTCGTGTTCCATCGTTGTCCAGTCCGTTCCTTCTGGGATTCGACGAGATCGAGCGTGCGCTCGACCGCGTCGTGAAGGGCGCTGACGGCTATCCTCCGTACAACATCGAACGGTGCGACCGTACCAACGGGCAGCCCGAGCGGCTCCGCATCACGTTGGCGGTGGCGGGCTTCACCCGCGACCAACTCGATGTAACTATTGAGGAAAATCAGCTCGTCATCCGCGGCCGCCAGCAGGACGACAAGGCTCGGCAGTATATCCATCGCGGCATCGCCGCGCGCCACTTCCAGCGCACCTTCGTGCTGGCGGAGGGGATGCAGGTGCTGGGCGCGGATCTGAAGAACGGGCTGTTGTCGATTGACCTGGCGAGGCCAGAACCTGAACGGGTCATTAAGACAATCGCTATCAATGAACACGAATAA
- a CDS encoding DUF6665 family protein, translating into MSRDFRLDRVPVDVLTYELAEERASALGRMGRALEQALAKLREFDAAHPRAEAPASARQARRILVREAGHALWMFVVQRESCGLRNTRTLMRDYNVPGEVQLNMGPPLTASTASP; encoded by the coding sequence ATGTCCCGCGACTTTCGCCTTGATCGCGTTCCCGTCGACGTTCTCACCTATGAGCTCGCCGAGGAGAGGGCGAGTGCGCTCGGGCGCATGGGCCGCGCGCTGGAACAAGCTCTTGCGAAATTGCGTGAGTTCGATGCGGCCCATCCGCGCGCCGAAGCACCGGCATCCGCCCGACAGGCGCGGCGCATCCTGGTGCGGGAAGCCGGCCATGCGCTGTGGATGTTCGTGGTGCAGCGCGAATCATGTGGCCTGCGCAACACCCGCACGCTGATGCGCGACTACAACGTGCCGGGCGAAGTGCAGCTCAACATGGGGCCGCCGCTCACCGCGTCGACCGCGTCGCCATGA
- the ptsN gene encoding PTS IIA-like nitrogen regulatory protein PtsN, translating to MPITDLVAPEAILPALKVISKKQALQELAARASALTGQNERAIFEVLLQREKLGTTAVGYGVAIPHGKLPKLEKLFGFFARLERPIDFEAMDGQPVDLIFLLLAPEGAGADHLKALARIARLLRDQDVAKKLRASRDAQAIYSVLALPPASAA from the coding sequence ATGCCGATTACCGATTTGGTCGCACCCGAGGCGATACTTCCGGCTTTGAAAGTCATCAGCAAGAAGCAGGCGCTGCAGGAACTCGCCGCGCGTGCATCCGCGCTGACCGGGCAGAACGAGCGCGCGATCTTCGAAGTGCTGCTGCAGCGCGAGAAGCTCGGCACCACGGCGGTCGGCTATGGCGTCGCCATTCCCCACGGCAAGCTGCCCAAGCTCGAGAAGCTGTTCGGCTTCTTCGCCCGCCTCGAACGCCCGATCGATTTCGAGGCGATGGACGGCCAGCCGGTCGATCTGATCTTCCTGCTGCTCGCACCGGAAGGCGCCGGCGCCGACCACCTCAAGGCGCTGGCGCGCATCGCCCGCCTGCTGCGCGACCAGGACGTCGCCAAGAAGCTGCGTGCCTCGCGCGATGCGCAGGCGATCTACTCGGTGCTCGCGCTGCCGCCGGCGAGCGCGGCGTAG
- a CDS encoding DUF1150 domain-containing protein, whose product MSEVSTIFQSDNVSPEALAHLGEGHIAYVKQVRSEDVPDLFPQAPKIAPGLKLFALHAADGTPIMLTDSREAAIANAWSNELQAVSVH is encoded by the coding sequence ATGAGTGAAGTGAGTACCATCTTCCAATCCGATAACGTCAGCCCGGAAGCGCTGGCCCATCTGGGCGAGGGTCATATCGCCTATGTGAAGCAGGTCCGTTCCGAGGACGTGCCCGATCTCTTTCCGCAGGCGCCGAAGATCGCGCCGGGCCTCAAGCTGTTCGCACTGCATGCCGCCGACGGCACGCCGATCATGCTGACCGACAGCCGCGAAGCCGCGATCGCGAACGCCTGGAGCAACGAGCTGCAAGCCGTCAGCGTGCACTGA
- a CDS encoding MFS transporter, with protein MTTLDIAVAPLPEAEHRAQLRRALIASTVGTTIEWYDFLLYSTVTGLVFGKLFFPKSDPLVGVLEAFAIYTVGFIARPIGAAIFGHYGDRIGRKGALIATLLLTGLATAAVGLVPTYDQIGIWGAVILTVIRFLQGVGVGGEWGGSVLLSMEWARTNQHRGFITSWPQLGGPAGLLLANIAVLVFSRISGDQFLVWGWRIPFLLSLVMIAIGLYIRLGIMETPTFRRIVAENRVARVPVIEVIRRQPRSIILAALARMAEQAPAYIYLAFVFAYGTQVIHQDRDFLLICLICAGLVSLVTIPLAGHLSDRIGRKRMYLIGAVLTGLFGFAYFGMLNTAAPALIFIAIVLSFVPHDLMYGPQAALIAECFTPRLRYSGCSIGYQLSSVISGGPAPLIATALLAATGSGYVIALYILFCAVVSIVATALMPDYTNKDISEEHDRP; from the coding sequence ATGACGACATTGGACATTGCAGTCGCCCCGCTCCCGGAAGCCGAGCATCGGGCGCAATTGCGTCGCGCGCTGATTGCCAGCACGGTAGGCACCACCATCGAATGGTACGACTTTCTGCTCTACAGCACGGTGACCGGCCTCGTCTTCGGCAAGCTGTTCTTTCCCAAGTCCGATCCCCTGGTTGGCGTGCTCGAGGCCTTCGCCATCTACACGGTGGGCTTCATCGCGCGGCCGATCGGTGCCGCGATCTTTGGTCACTATGGCGATCGCATCGGCCGCAAGGGGGCGCTGATCGCAACGCTGCTGTTGACCGGGCTCGCCACGGCGGCGGTCGGTCTCGTCCCCACCTATGACCAGATCGGCATCTGGGGCGCCGTCATCCTGACCGTGATCCGTTTCCTCCAGGGCGTCGGCGTCGGCGGCGAGTGGGGCGGCTCGGTGCTGCTCTCGATGGAGTGGGCGCGAACCAACCAGCACCGCGGCTTCATCACCTCGTGGCCGCAGCTTGGCGGCCCCGCCGGGTTGCTGCTGGCAAACATCGCGGTGCTGGTGTTCAGCCGCATTTCCGGCGACCAGTTCCTGGTCTGGGGCTGGCGCATCCCGTTCCTGCTCAGCCTCGTGATGATCGCGATCGGGCTCTACATCCGGCTCGGCATCATGGAGACGCCGACGTTCCGGCGGATCGTGGCCGAGAATCGCGTCGCGCGCGTACCGGTGATCGAGGTGATCAGGAGGCAGCCGCGATCGATCATTCTGGCGGCGCTGGCGCGAATGGCCGAACAGGCGCCGGCCTACATCTATCTCGCCTTCGTGTTCGCCTATGGCACCCAGGTCATCCATCAAGACCGCGACTTCCTGCTGATCTGCCTGATCTGTGCCGGCCTGGTTTCGCTCGTCACCATCCCGCTGGCCGGGCATCTGTCGGATCGCATCGGGCGCAAGCGGATGTACCTGATCGGCGCGGTCCTGACCGGGCTGTTCGGCTTCGCCTATTTCGGCATGCTGAACACGGCAGCGCCGGCGCTGATCTTCATCGCCATCGTGCTGTCATTCGTGCCGCACGACCTGATGTATGGTCCGCAAGCGGCGCTGATCGCCGAATGCTTCACGCCGCGGCTGCGCTACAGCGGTTGCTCGATCGGCTACCAGCTCTCCTCGGTCATCTCAGGCGGACCGGCGCCGTTGATCGCCACCGCGCTGCTGGCCGCGACCGGCTCCGGCTATGTGATCGCGCTCTACATCCTGTTCTGCGCGGTGGTCAGCATTGTCGCGACCGCGTTGATGCCCGACTACACCAACAAGGACATTTCCGAGGAGCACGACAGGCCTTGA
- a CDS encoding TetR/AcrR family transcriptional regulator produces MARQATGAAQRVAVAAETLRDEKFNARRVELAEAALETLGELGFARTSLREIAQNSAFTHGVFHYYFSDKLDLICCCVRHYKAKCVTRYDEVVTTARSRDELTEGFLAKLAATLRDEARMHRLWYDLRSQAMFEPAFRKDVLEIDKSLEAMIWRIATRYAELGNRKPASSPAALYALFDGLFQSALLRHLASDEKAIPDLLDEVRRLLPTIC; encoded by the coding sequence ATGGCGCGGCAAGCGACAGGAGCGGCCCAACGCGTGGCGGTGGCGGCCGAGACGCTGCGCGACGAGAAGTTCAACGCGCGGCGCGTCGAGCTTGCCGAAGCCGCGCTGGAAACGCTTGGCGAGCTCGGCTTCGCGCGCACCAGCCTGCGCGAGATCGCGCAGAACTCCGCTTTCACGCACGGCGTGTTTCACTACTACTTCAGCGACAAGCTCGACCTGATCTGCTGCTGCGTCCGTCACTACAAGGCGAAATGCGTGACGCGCTACGACGAGGTGGTGACGACGGCACGCAGCCGCGACGAATTGACCGAAGGCTTCCTCGCCAAGCTCGCGGCGACGTTGCGCGACGAAGCCCGCATGCACCGGCTCTGGTACGATCTGCGCTCGCAGGCGATGTTCGAGCCGGCGTTCCGCAAGGACGTGCTCGAGATCGACAAGAGCCTCGAAGCGATGATCTGGCGGATCGCCACGCGCTACGCGGAGCTCGGCAACAGGAAGCCGGCATCGTCTCCGGCTGCGCTCTACGCGCTGTTCGACGGCCTGTTCCAGAGCGCGCTGCTCAGGCACCTCGCCAGCGACGAAAAGGCGATCCCCGATCTGCTCGACGAAGTCCGCCGTCTGCTGCCGACGATCTGCTGA
- the rpoN gene encoding RNA polymerase factor sigma-54 — MALTQRLEFRQSQSLVMTPQLMQAIKLLQLSNLDLSTFVEEELERNPLLERAADGPEPLVAGEPAMERPDYGDSDGSNSYGDDGDSSDMAAGSGGEAAFEPGQEEWLNRDLGTRAEIEQTLDTGLDNVFSEEPAEAAARAAQDAPPSVYTEWGGGASSDDEYNLEAFVAAELTLADHLAEQLAVAFSAPAQRMIGQYLIDLVDDAGYLPADLGQAAERLGASQQAVDEVVAVLQKFDPPGVCARNLSECLAIQLRELDRYDPAMQALVEHLDLLAKRDIAALRKLCGVDDEDITDMIAEIRRLDPKPGLKFGTSRTQTMVPDVYVRPGPDGGWHVELNSDTLPRVLVNQTYYSELSKTIRKDGDKSYFTDCLQNATWLVRALDQRARTILKVATEIVRQQDGFFTYGVAHLRPLNLKAVADAIQMHESTVSRVTANKYMATNRGSFELKYFFTASIASADGGEAHSAEAVRHHIKQLIDGEAPSAILSDDTIVERLRASGIDIARRTVAKYREAMRIPSSVQRRRDKQSMLGNALSAPASSPDRSRDTAPV, encoded by the coding sequence ATGGCGCTGACGCAAAGACTAGAGTTCCGCCAGTCGCAGTCGCTGGTGATGACGCCGCAGCTGATGCAGGCGATCAAGCTGCTGCAACTGTCGAACCTGGATCTGTCGACCTTTGTCGAGGAAGAGCTGGAGCGCAATCCGCTGCTCGAGCGGGCGGCCGACGGGCCGGAACCGCTGGTGGCGGGCGAGCCGGCCATGGAGCGGCCGGACTACGGCGATTCCGACGGTTCCAACAGCTATGGCGATGACGGCGACTCCTCCGACATGGCCGCCGGCTCGGGCGGCGAGGCGGCCTTCGAGCCTGGTCAGGAGGAATGGCTGAACCGCGACCTCGGCACCCGCGCCGAGATCGAGCAGACGCTCGATACCGGGCTCGACAACGTGTTCTCCGAGGAACCTGCCGAAGCCGCCGCGCGCGCCGCCCAGGACGCGCCGCCGTCGGTCTATACCGAATGGGGTGGCGGCGCCTCCAGCGACGACGAATACAATCTCGAGGCGTTCGTCGCCGCCGAGCTGACGCTCGCCGACCACCTCGCCGAACAACTCGCGGTGGCGTTCTCGGCGCCGGCGCAGCGCATGATCGGGCAGTATCTGATCGACCTGGTCGACGACGCCGGCTACCTGCCGGCCGACCTCGGCCAGGCCGCCGAGCGGCTCGGTGCGTCGCAGCAAGCGGTCGACGAGGTCGTCGCGGTGCTGCAGAAGTTCGATCCGCCGGGCGTCTGCGCGCGAAACCTGAGCGAGTGCCTGGCGATCCAGCTGCGCGAGCTCGATCGCTACGATCCGGCGATGCAGGCGCTGGTCGAGCATCTCGATCTGCTCGCCAAGCGCGACATCGCGGCCCTGCGAAAGCTCTGCGGCGTCGACGACGAAGACATCACCGACATGATCGCCGAGATCCGCCGGCTCGATCCGAAGCCCGGGCTGAAGTTCGGGACGTCGCGGACGCAGACCATGGTGCCCGACGTCTATGTGCGTCCGGGTCCCGACGGCGGCTGGCATGTCGAGCTCAACAGCGACACTCTGCCGCGCGTGCTGGTCAACCAGACCTATTACTCTGAGCTGTCGAAGACGATCCGCAAGGACGGTGACAAGTCGTACTTCACCGACTGCCTGCAGAACGCGACCTGGCTGGTGCGTGCGCTCGATCAGCGCGCCCGCACCATCCTGAAGGTCGCAACCGAAATCGTCCGCCAGCAAGACGGATTCTTCACCTATGGCGTCGCGCACCTGCGGCCGCTCAATCTCAAAGCGGTGGCGGATGCGATCCAGATGCATGAATCGACAGTGTCGCGCGTCACCGCCAACAAATACATGGCGACCAATCGCGGTAGTTTTGAATTGAAGTATTTTTTCACCGCATCGATTGCGTCTGCCGACGGCGGCGAGGCGCATTCGGCCGAAGCGGTGCGTCATCACATCAAGCAATTGATCGACGGCGAGGCGCCGTCGGCGATCCTGTCCGACGACACGATCGTGGAACGTTTGCGCGCTTCGGGCATTGATATTGCCCGCCGCACCGTCGCGAAGTACCGTGAGGCGATGCGGATACCATCCTCGGTGCAGCGCCGCCGTGACAAACAGAGCATGCTCGGTAATGCCCTTTCGGCTCCTGCCTCCTCGCCCGACCGCTCGCGCGATACAGCCCCCGTTTAG
- a CDS encoding SDR family NAD(P)-dependent oxidoreductase: MSGKSLEGRKALVTGGARGIGAAIAQALARSGAAVMIGDILDDAGKASAAEIAKAGVKTGFVKLDVTDDAQWERAAAATVETLGGYDILINNAGIEITSLVSEIKAEDARRMCDVNIVGTVLGMKHAFRAMRPGGAAGKGGAIVNIASVAATIAFPSIAVYSGTKSAVDRMTRVAAMEAGKLGFGVRVNCIYPGLIPTDMGLQLANDIVKIGLAPDVNAAVGSVVEQTPLGKLAEVSDIADAAVFLCSNDARFITGIGLPVDGGMGM, translated from the coding sequence ATGAGTGGGAAGAGCCTTGAAGGCAGGAAAGCCCTGGTCACCGGCGGCGCCCGGGGGATCGGCGCGGCAATCGCGCAGGCGCTGGCGCGGTCCGGCGCCGCGGTCATGATCGGCGACATCCTCGACGATGCCGGCAAGGCAAGCGCCGCCGAGATCGCCAAGGCCGGCGTCAAAACCGGCTTCGTCAAGCTCGACGTCACCGACGACGCGCAATGGGAACGGGCCGCCGCCGCGACGGTCGAAACCCTCGGCGGCTACGACATCCTGATCAACAATGCCGGCATCGAGATCACCTCGCTGGTCAGCGAGATCAAGGCCGAGGATGCGCGCCGCATGTGCGACGTCAACATCGTCGGCACCGTGCTCGGCATGAAGCACGCCTTCCGCGCGATGCGGCCAGGCGGAGCCGCGGGCAAAGGCGGCGCCATCGTCAATATCGCGTCGGTCGCGGCGACGATCGCCTTCCCGAGCATCGCCGTCTACTCCGGCACCAAATCCGCGGTCGACCGCATGACGCGGGTCGCGGCGATGGAAGCCGGCAAGCTCGGCTTCGGCGTGCGTGTGAACTGCATCTATCCCGGCCTGATCCCGACCGACATGGGCCTGCAGCTCGCCAATGACATCGTGAAGATCGGCCTCGCCCCCGATGTCAATGCCGCGGTCGGCTCGGTGGTGGAGCAGACGCCGCTCGGCAAGCTCGCCGAGGTTTCCGACATCGCCGACGCCGCGGTGTTCCTGTGCTCGAACGATGCCCGCTTCATCACCGGCATCGGCCTGCCGGTCGATGGCGGCATGGGCATGTAG
- the hpf gene encoding ribosome hibernation-promoting factor, HPF/YfiA family, producing MTLRISGKSISIGEALRARVSERTDEVLRKYFDGNYSGHITLSKDGFGFRTDCSLHLDSGITLEAESNAADAYASADAALLMIEKRLRRYKSRLKDRSARKTYAANAALAELNGAGLNSAGLDAPSYVIEAPENEDEVTEYSPVIIAEATTALKRLSVSEAVMELDLTGASCLVFQHGGSGRLNIIYRRTDGNVGWVDPPAVGP from the coding sequence ATGACCCTTCGAATCTCGGGAAAGAGCATCAGCATCGGCGAGGCGCTTCGCGCGCGCGTCAGCGAGCGCACCGACGAGGTCCTGCGAAAGTATTTTGATGGCAACTATTCCGGTCACATCACGCTGAGCAAGGATGGCTTCGGCTTCCGCACCGATTGCTCGCTGCATCTGGATTCCGGCATCACGCTGGAAGCCGAGTCCAACGCCGCCGACGCCTATGCCAGCGCGGACGCCGCGCTCCTGATGATCGAGAAGCGCCTGCGCCGCTACAAGAGCCGGCTCAAGGACCGTTCGGCCCGCAAGACCTACGCCGCCAACGCGGCGCTGGCCGAATTGAACGGCGCAGGCCTTAACAGTGCAGGCCTCGACGCGCCGAGCTACGTCATCGAGGCGCCCGAGAACGAGGACGAGGTCACCGAATACAGCCCCGTGATCATTGCCGAGGCAACCACCGCGCTGAAGCGGCTGTCGGTCAGCGAAGCCGTCATGGAGCTCGATCTCACCGGCGCCTCCTGCCTGGTGTTCCAGCACGGCGGCAGTGGGCGGTTGAACATCATATACCGCCGTACGGACGGCAATGTCGGCTGGGTCGATCCGCCGGCGGTGGGCCCCTGA